The window GAGATCTTAGAGGAGCTCGGCGCCGACGTCGAGTGGGTCGCCGGACCGGACGCGACCGGTCCCGCCTACCACCACATGGGAACGACTCGCATGAGCGATGACCCCGAGACGGGCGTCGTCGACGCGCGCTGTCGGACCCACGACCTCGACAACTGCTGGATCGCCTCCAGCTCGGTGTTCCCCACGAGCGGGGCGATGAACCCCACGCTCACCATCGCCGCGCTCGCGCTCCGCGTCGGGGACGACGTCGCCGAGTGGCTCGGCGACGAGACGTGACATGTCCTCAATATTATTTTAGGTAAACCTAAAAACTCAAGTGCGTGCGAACGGAGACGTGAGTAATGAGCGACTCAGCACACGCGGCGAACGGCTCCGCGGCCGTCGTCGACGACGACGCGACCGACGAGACCATCGACGACACGACCGCCGACGACGCCGGCGACGCGGACGAGCAGTACACCTTCGACGACCTGAGCGTCGTGATGGGAACGTACAACGAGGAGGAGGCCATCGCGACGGTGCTAGAGGACATCGACGAGGTCACCGACGGGAAGGCGGAGGTCGTCTGCGTCGACGGCTCCTCGGACCGAACGCCGGAGATCGCCCGCGAGCACGGAGCAACCGTCGTCGAGCAGGAGCCGCAGGGGTACGGCGTCGCCGTGCGCGAGGCGGTCCTGACGCCCGACCGCCCGGTGGTCGTCACCACCGACTGCGACGACACCTACCCGATGGAGGCGCTGCCGGAGTTCCTCGCCGAGATCAACGACGGCGCGGACGTGGTGAGCGGCGACCGGCTCTACCACGGTGCGGACGCGATGCCGGCGTTCAACCGTCTCGGGAACCACGCGTTCGCGGCGGTCGCGAGCCTCCTGATGGGCGAGCGCGTCCACGACACCACCACCGGGATGCGCGCGTACCGCCGCGACGTGGTCGAGGAGATCGGCTGGACGGAGAACACCGGCCTCTCCGCCGAACTGCTGATCCGGCCGCTGATGCGCGGCTACGACGTCCGCGAGCGCCCGATCCGCTACGCCGAGCGCCTCGGCGAGACGAAGCTCGACCCGATCGGCGGCGGCGCCGCCATCGCGAAGTCGATCGTCACAGTCTGTCTCGAAGAGCAGCTCCGACGGTTCTGAAGGCGCTTCGCCCTCGACGCCGTCGTCGGACGGCGGTCCGGATACACTGTGGGCACAGTGGACCGCCGCCGGCGACGTTTTTAAACTCGTGAGCGACAGCGCCAATCATTTATAAATGGACGCGGCGGTGGCGCGTGCCGACGAACGCCCGCAGGGCGTGAGTCGCACGCGCGAGGGAGTCAGTCGCCGGAGCGGAGCGGAGGCGACTGACGAGGCTGGGGAGGCGCGAGGTGCTGTGCGGAGCGGTGCGGGGGCGGGGCTCAAAGGGGCAGCCGCGAGGACGCCGGAGGCGACGTAAGCACCGCAGCGAAGGAACGGAGTGACTGAGCGAGGAGCGCAACGAGCGTCCGGCGTCCTCGCGACTGGGGCTTTAGAGGAGTTCGCCGCCGATCCACGGTCGGTTATTTATAAGCTAGCGGCTGGGTTTATTTCTGTGCGACCGCAAAGTGTCGGCGATGTCGACTCGCTCGACGAGGTCCCCCCGACGCGTCGCCACCGTGGCCGGCGGGCTGTCGGTCGCCGTCACGCTCGCCCTCCGGTTCGCCGTCTTCCCGTATCAAGACCACGGCACACCGTTGTGGGAACTACCATGGATGACGCTCGGCGCGTTCGCGCTTCTCGCCGTCCCCGCGTACCTCTACGCGGCACACGGCGTGATCGCGCCCGTTGCTGTCGTCGTCGGAACATACGCGCTCGCGGTCCGCGAGACGTGGGGGTACTTCGGTGGGTTAGGCCCGCCGGACCCCGGGGCGGCCTCGACGCCGACGATCCTCACGCTGTACCTCGTGTTCTGGGCTGTCCCGCTCGCGGCCGCGACAGCGGTCGGCGGGGCGGAGTACGGGATCCGCGCGCTCGGCACGCGGCGAGGCGGAGCGGAGGCGTAGGCGCGACGGCGGTAGGCGCCACGGCGGCGCAACCTGACTGAGTCAGCTGTTTCGGCTACGTCGCCCGTCTCGCCAGCGTTACTCGTCGCTCGCTTCGGCGTCCGTCTCGAAGACGACCCACTCGGGGTGGGTGTCGGGCTCGTCGGGGAGGTAGGTTCCCTCGTTGCCGCACTCCGTGACGAGCCGGCAGGTCGAACGCTCGGGCGGCCAGACGGCCTCGACGCGTTCGCCGTCGTCGGTCACCCGCACCGTCACCTCCTGCCGGTAGGTGTACGTCGCGCCCTCGGGGTCGACGAGCGTCACGGTCACGGCGATCACGTCGCCGTCGGGGTCGAACGGGACCGGCTCGCTCGCGTTCCCGCCGGCCCCGCTCTCCGAGCCGGGGAGCCGGGCGCCCGAGGGGGTCACCGCCCAGTCGACCGCGAGCGACTCGCCGGGGTCCGACACGGTGTAGGAGACGTGGTCCGGGCCGCCCGGTGCGCCCCGGCGCGGGTCGACGCGCACCTGCGCGCGGGCGACGCGGTCGGGGACGCCGACGGTCGTCTCGGGGTCGATCGTCGACCCGGAGCGGCGGTCGAGCGCCTCCAGCTTGGGGACGACGTGCGCCTCCGGGCTCACGCCCCAGACGCCGTGGTAGGCGTAGCGGTACAGCGTGCGGTCGGGGTAGGCGTCCAACACGGCGAAGTTCTCCACCGGATCGCGTTCGAGCGCGTACACGACGTCGCCGTCGAGCCCCGGCCCGTTCCGGAGGTACTGGAACGGGTGGTTCTGCCACTCGCCGTACGGCGTGGGGAGGAACACGAGCCCGTCCTCGAACGTCGTCTCGTCGATCGGCGCGTACGCGGCCTCGAGCTTCTCGCCGACCGCGGCGTTCCGGTCGATCGGCTCGGAGGCGGCGTCCACGGCGGCGACGCCCGCCACGGCGACCGCGCTCACGACGACGACGGCGAGCGCGACGCGGGTGACCGCGGGCGAGACGCCGCGGGCCGCGAGCCGCTCGCGGGCCGCGGTGAGCCCCCGCCACCCGACGGCGACGCCCAGCCCGCCGAACACCGCCAGCGGAACGAGCAGGTCGAAGTGGTAGAACGGGCCGAACAGCGACGCGAGCCCGTCGGTCGGGTCCGAGAGGTCCGCGAGCGCGTTGTGGGTCCCCCAGAAGTACAGGTTCCCGACGACGACGGAGCCCGCGACGCCGGCGAGCAGCGCGGCCGCGGTCCGACGGAATGCGGGGGAGTCGGACGGGGCGGGCGCTCCCGACGACTCATCGACGTCGCCGCCGTCGGCGACCCGCGCGGCGCCGCCGGACGTCCGGCCGACGAGCCCGCCCACGTCTCCGTCCGCGAGCCACCCCCAGAGCGCGGCCGCGACGCCCCCGACCGCCAGCGCGGTGCCGAGCGGGCCGGCGACGAACCACCGCGTCGCGATCTCGGCGAGCGCGTAGCCGTTCGACTCCAGCGCCAGCTCGAGCGTGTACTCTACCGAGTGGCCGAGGATGCGCCGCTCGCCGAAGCCCGGGCCGTCCATCGGCGCGAACTCCTGGTACGGGAACACGAGCGGCGACCCCGTCATCCGGGCGTTGTACGCGAGCGTGACCCCGACGAACAGGACGCCGAACAGCGCCGTCAACCCCTGGCGACGGATCGGACCGGGGAGCTCGCCGGACCGGTCGAGCGCGAGCGCGCGGCGGCCGAGAGCCGCGAACGCGCGCGGCGTCGAGCGCCCCGTCTCGGCGCCGAAGCGGCGGACCGCCGCCCCCACCCGCCACAGCGCGTGAGCGATGAACGGCGCGGCGAACAGCACCGCGGTGTACGGCCTCGAGAAGAAGGCGATCCCGATCGCGACGCCCGCGACGCCGGCGGCCGCGAGCGACCGGTCGCGGATCCCCCGGAGGTACGCGACCGCGAAGACCAGGTTGAAGAACGTCGTGGGCGCGTACGGGAGGAACGCCGACGACGTCGCGATCGCCATCGGCGACGCGGCGAACAGGACGCTCGCGGCGAGCCCCGCCCGCCGACCGAACGTCTGCGAGCCGAGCAGGTACACTAAGGCGGCGTTGCCCGCGGCGACCGCCGCGAGCGTCACGCGCGGCTCGCCGAACAGCCACATCGAGGCCGCGAACGTCGCCGCCGGGACCGGGTTGTACTTCGGGTAGAGCCGCCCGCCGTCCTCGATGAAGAACCACGGGTGGAAGGCGTCGGCGAGCGGCCCGGCGTGGAACTCCAGCTGGCCGCCGAGGAGGAGCGCGGCCTGCGTGAGGTAGACGCCCTCGTCGTGGTTGGCGGAGTGGTGCGAAAAGACGGTGGCGGCGATCGCGAACGTCAGGGCGCCGGCCGCGACGGCGACCAGCGCGGCCGCGACCGTCACCCGATCTGCGCGCGCGAGGCGCTCACGGAGGCGCGTCGCGAGCCGACGGGGACGAACGAACGGGGGAAAGTCTGCCACGGGCGCCGGGGATCCTCAGATCTCGACGCCGGCCTCGCGCATGAGGTCGATCGTCGGTTCGAGGTCCGACAGCTGCGTCAGGTCGATGTCCGGGACGTCGAGCTCGTCGATCGACGGCAGGTCGCCGATCGGCTCGACGTCGGGGATCAGCGGGTACTCGAAGGTGGAGCGCGCGAAGTAGTCCTGCGCCTCCGCCGACAGCAGATGGCGGACGAAGTTTGACGCGAGGTCGGCGTCGGACGCGGTGTCGACGACCGCGGCGCCGGCGACGTTGAACACCGCGCCCGCGTCGCCCTCGGTGAACGAGGTGGCGATCGGCGCCCCCGGGTTCCCGTCGAGCACGCGCTGGATGTAGTAGTGGTTCGTGAACGCGGCGTCGATCTCGCCGTCGGCGATCGCCTGGCAGGTGACGAACTCGTCGGGGTACGTCGAGGCGCCGCGCTCGACCATCGCCTCGAGCCAGTCGCGGGTGGCCTCCTCGCCCTCGATGAGCCGCATCGCGGTGATGAACGCCTGCGCGGAGCCGTACGACGGCGCCCACCCGAGGTCGCCCTCGAACTCCTCGGGGTACGCCATGATGTCGTCGGGCATCTCGCTCTCCGAGAATTCGTCGGTGTTGTACGGGACCGTCCGGGCGCGCCCGGAGGTGCCGACCCACTGCTCGGTCCGGAACTCCTCGCGCACCTTGTCGGTCACCTCGGACGGGAGCGCCTGCGTGCGCCCCTCGTCCGCGAGCGCGCCGAGCGAGCCGGAGTTGACCGAGTAGAACACGTCCGCGGGCGACCCCTCGCCCTCGTTCGTGATCTGGTTCACGAGGTCGGTCGAGCCGCCGTACCGCACGGTGAGGTCGAGGTCGTCGTACAGGTCGTCGATGTAGCCGACGAGCTCGCCGACGAGGAACTCTCCCCGCCCGGAGTAGACGGTGAGCTCGCCCTCCAGCGCCGGCATCTCGGCCATCGACGTCCCGCCGGGGGCCCCGCGACCCTGGCGGCCGGACCCGATCTGGCCGACGGCCGGTCCGCCGTCGTCGCCGTCGCCGCCGTCCTCTCCGTCGTCGCCCATGCAACCGGCGACGCCCGCCGCGCCGACCGCGGCCGTCGCCGCGAGGAACCGCCGTCGCCGAACGTCGCGTCCGTTGGATTCGTGCTCAGTCATGTGTTTTAGGCTTACCTAAATACTTTTAATCGTGTCGATTCAGTCGTCCGCCGGCGCCGGCGTTCTCTGGATCGCGTCGAGGCAGTCGAGCCAGTCGCGCATGTACTCGCCGCAGTGGTTGAGGAACGCGCCGTTGTTCCACTCGGAGAAGTCGCCCTCCGCGAGCGCGTCGGCCATCTCCGCGAACGCCGCCGCGAACGAGTCGGCGTCGTCAGCCTCGTCGTCGACGACTTCCCAGACGTGTTCGTTCAGCTCCAATCCCGCCACCTCGTTCGCGAGGTCGTCGAACGTCGAGCGCGCGGCCTTGTTGTGCTCGCACAGCGGGTCGCCGTTGTAGATCCGCTTGCCGAGCACGTCGCAGGCGCGCTTGAGGAAGAGGCCCGACCAGATGTCGTCGAACCGCCCGACGTCCCACTCGTTGTCGTCCATCGGAAGCTGGTAGAACGCGGGGATCACCTCGCGGCGGAAGGCGAGGTTCATCGAGCAGACGGTGAGGTAGTTTCCGCGCGCGGCGACGAAGTCCTCGCCGAAGTCGTCGGCGGTCGTCCGGGTCTGCGCCTGCCCTTCGAGGTCGCCGTCCATCAGGATCCGGACCGCGTCGAGGTCCGGGACGTTCGTCCACAGCCCCTGCGAGGCGACGACCTCGCCGGCCTCGACGTCGACCGCGTCGGTCTCGACCGTCTCGTCCATCGCCGAGTAGGGGTAACCGCGCGGGTAGAGCCCGTGCTCGTCGGCGTTGTCGTAGAGGACGTTCACCCAGTCCTCGTCGGAGCGCACGCGCTCGATCGAGCCGCCGAACGCGAGGTTCTCCATGTGACGGCCGAAGTAGTCCTCCTCGTCGTGGGGGAGCGTGTCGTCGTCGATGAAGACGCCGTACTCGAAGGCGTCGTCGGCCCACATGTAGAGGAGTCCGAAGCTCGTCTCGGCGTGGCTCGCGGCCGGGACGACGTGGCCGTACTCCGCGACCTCGTTGGCCTCGTACCACTCCTCGCGGCGGGTGCCGTCGAAGACCTCGCCGGAGACGTCGAGGTCGTCGAGCATGGCGCGCATCTCGTCAACGTCACAGAAGTCCTCAGTGACGAGGACGAAGTGGAGCCGAGAGACATCGAACCCGTGTTCTCGGGCGTTCGCGACGTACTCGCGGAGGCACTCGTATTCGCGGATCGTGGGGACGATCACGCAGATGTCCTCGCTCGCGGCGTCTGGGCGGCGTTCTTCCATACTCCAACGTTTTTAGGTTGGCCTAAAAATCTGACGGTCCGGAGTGCGACGACTCGCTCTCTCCGGCGGCGTTCGGCGCCGTATCGCCGGCCGCGTCCCCCGCACCGGCGTCGCCGGCGACGCTCCCCCCGTCGGCCTGCACCGGGGGAGTCGACTCGCCGTCCCCCGCGGGACCGGCGGTCGGCGAAACTCCGAGCGCGAGCGCGGCGACCCCACCGCCGGCGAGCGTGACGGCGTTCTTCAGCGCGTGGTCGAGGATCGCCGCCGCGAGCGCCGTCTCGACCGGGAGCCCCGTCGCGCTCACGACGAGGCCGGTGAACGCCGCCTCGTACAGCCCGATGCCGCCCTGCGAGAGCGGGAGCACCTTCGCGAGGTTGCCGACGCTGACCGCGAGCGTCCCGACGACGAGCAGCGTCGGAGTCGGGACGGCCCCCCCGACCCCGCCCGTGAGCGCGGCGAGCACGAGCACGGCGGTGAGGACGTCGAGCGCCCAGATCAGAACGCTCCAGAGGAACACCGCTCCGAGGCGACGCGGATCGGCGGCGACGACCCTGACGGACGCGCCGAACCGGACGGCGGCGTCGACGACTCGCGCGAGTCGGGAGCGGTCCGGCCCGAGGCCCGCGACCCGAGCTCGGAGCCCGGGTCCGAATCGCCGGTCGCTCCGGGCGACCGCGACGGTCGCGACCGAGAGGACGCCGGCGACGGCGGCGATGCCGGCCGCGGCCGCGAGCGCGGTCGACGGCGCGACGGTGCCCACCGACTCGCCCGACTCGGGCGACCGACCGGTCAGGAGCAGGAACGCGAGCGCGACGCCCCCGAGCGCGCCGATGGCGACGAGGTCGAACGCGCGCTCGACCGCGAGCGAGGCGACGCCGGGCGGATACGGCACGTCCCGCCGGTCCTTGAGCAGGTACGCGCGGACCCCGTCGCCGGCGCGGGCCGGGACGACGAGGTTCGCGGTCTGGCTGGCGAAGACGGTCGCGGTGAGGAAGCCGGTCCGGCAGCGGCGGTCCATGGCCGCGAGCACGTCGCCGTACCGCCGCCCCCTGACCGGCCACGAGAGCAGGTAGATACCGAGCGCGACGGTCAGAAGCGCCGGGTCGGCCGACGTCACCGCCGCGACTACCGCGTCCGCGTCGAGGCCCCGGGCGAGGACCGCCGCGCCGAGGCCGAGGACGACGAGCGTCCCGAGAGCGGTGAGCCGCTCCCGCGAGAACCCGGCGCGGAGCCGGTCCCCGAGGTCGGTCCCCGTCACGGGTGTCGACCTCCGCACCGAAGCGGTCGGAGCCGCCCGGCCGTCGCACCGGTACGCGGGCGTTCGGGGCGCCGTTCGACGGTCATACGTTGATTTAGGTTGCCCTAAAACATATAACGCTGACGGTTCGGCGACCGGGGTCGGCCGCCGTCGGGAGAGCAACCGTCCGCGTTCCCGCGAGATGCCGACCGCCGAAAGGTGCTTTTGTGTGTCTATCGAAATACTGCACATGTCCGACACCGTCCGAATGTGGCTCGTCGAGCGGACGTACTCCGACGACGAGCAGAACATGGTGATCCTCACGTACGCCACCCCGGACGGCGAGCGCTACTTCCGGAAGGAGCGCGCGCTCACCTCCTTCACCGACGTGCGCGACACGACGGCCGCCGTCGACGCCGAGCCCGAGAACGTCGGCGCGGTCGACGACCCGGCCGACCGCGAGCGGTACGCGGCCGAGGCAGAGCGAATGGCGGCGGCCCACGCCCCCGACGACGTGATCTGATCGGCGGAACCGACCGCCGTGCCCGTCGGGACGCGGCGCCGCCGTCGGCGAGCCGCGGCGGCGTTTAAGTCGGTCCGACGCGAACGTCCCGCCGATGCGCGCCACCCTCGAAACCCTCGCGGCCGCCGCGCTCGTCGGGGTCGCGCAGGGGGCGCTGCGCCTCGTCGGCCTCGCGGGCGTCTTCGCGCTCGCGGCCCCGCTGTCCGTCGCTCCCTGGACCGTCGTCACCAGCGTGTACGCGCACGGGTCGATCGGTCACCTGCTGGCGAACGGGCTCGCGCTGCTCCTCGTCGGCCCGCTCGTCGAACGGCGGACGACGCGGCCCCGCTTCCACGCGTTCGTGGTGGCGACCGGGGCGGTCGCCGGGATCGCGCAGGTGACGCTCGGCGGGGTGATCGGTCCGCCGACCGCCGTGTTGGGGCTGAGCGGCGCCGTCTTCGCGCTCGGCGGCTACCTGCTCGCCGGCAACGTCGTGACCGCGACGCTGTTCGACCGACTGCGGCTCCCGCCGCGCGCGCAGTTCGCGCTGTTCGGGCTCGCCGCCGTCGCGCTCACCGCGACGACCGCGGCGCCGGGCGTCGCCCTGATCGCCCACGCGACCGGCGCGTTCTGCGGGCTCCTCGCGGGACGCGTGGGGGTATTGGACGTTCGGTGAAAACGGAGCGACGGCGCCGCCGCTGGCGACGGTAAATAAAACGAAGAGAGCGGAAATACGCCCTAGCGCTTAGTCTTCGAGAACGATCTCGATGCTGACGTCGTTCGGCACTTGGACGCGCATGAGCTGGCGGAGCGCGCGTTCGTCGGCGTCGATGTCGATCAGACGCTTGTGGACGCGCATCTCCCAGTGCTCCCACGTCGCCGTCCCCTCACCGTCCGGGGACTTTCGCGACGGGATCTCGAGCGTCTTCGTCGGCAGCGGGATCGGGCCCGACAGGGCGACCCCCGTCGAGTCCGCGATCTCGCGGACGTCGTCGCAGATGTCGTCGAGGTCCTCGGGGCTCGTGCCGGCGAGGCGGACGCGTGCCTGCTGCATCGATTATCGCTCGTTGACTTCGAGCACCTTGCCGGCCGCGATGGTCTGACCCATGTCGCGGATGGCGAAGCTGCCGAGTTCCGGGATCTCGCCGGACGGCTCGATGCTGAGCGGTTTCTGGGGGCGCACGGTGACGACCGCGGCGTCGCCGGACTTGATGAAGTCCGGGTTCTCCTCGGCGACCTCGCCGGACGACGGGTCGATCTTCTGATCGATCGACTCGATCGTACAGGCGACCTGCGCCGTGTGGGCGTGGAAGACGGGCGTGTACCCGGCCGTGATGACCGACGGGTGCTGCATGACGACGACCTGCGCCTTGAACGTCTCGGCGACGCTCGGCGGGTCGTCGGCCGGACCACAGACGTCGCCGCGACGGATGTCGTCCTTGCCGATGCCGCGGACGTTGAACCCGACGTTGTCACCGGGCTCGGCCTTGGGCACTTCCTCGTGGTGCATCTCGACCGTCTTCACTTCGCCGCCCACGTCGGACGGCTGGAAGGAGACGTTGTCGCCGGTGTTGAGGATCCCGGTCTCGACGCGTCCCACGGGGACGGTCCCGATGCCGGAGATGGTGTAGACGTCCTGGATGGGGAGTCGGAGCGGCGCGTCCGTCGGCGGCTCGGACTCCGGCAGGTCGTTAAGCGACTCCAGCAGAGTGGGGCCGTCGTACCAAGGCGTGTTCTCGGACGCCTCGGAGACGTTGTCGCCCTCGAACGCGGAGATCGGCACGAAGGTCGTGTCGTCGGTCGCGAAGCGGACCTGGTTGAGCAGGTTCTTGACCTCCTCGATGACCTCGTTGTAGGTGGACTCCTGGTAGTCGACCAGGTCCATCTTGTTGACGCCGATGATGAGCTCGTTGATGCCCAGCGTGCGGGCCAGGAACACGTGCTCTCGGGTCTGGGGCGCGACGCCGTCGTCGGCCGCGACGACGAGCACCGCGTTGTCGGCCTGCGAGGCGCCCGTGATCATGTTCTTCACGAAGTCACGGTGGCCCGGGCAGTCGACGATGGTGAAGTAGTAGTTGTCCGTGTCGAACTCCTGGTGGGCGATGTCGATCGTGACGCCGCGCTCGCGCTCCTCGGCGAGGTTGTCCATCACGTAGGCGAACTCGAAGCCGCCCTTGCCCTTCTCTTCGGCTTCCTCGCGGTGCTGCTCGATTACGTGCTCGGGGACGCTCCCCGTCTCGAAGAGGAGGCGACCCACGAGCGTACTCTTGCCGTGGTCGACGTGGCCGATAATGGCCAGGTTCTGGTGCGGTTTGTCACTCATGGGGTAATCACGCGCTAAGGCGCTCTGTGAGTAAGTTTCGGTTGATTCCACTAAAACGGTTTCGATACGGCCCACAGAGTATCGCGCCGCAGTCGGGCGATTCTCGACAACGCGGGGCACGGCAGCGCGACGCATGGGCGGGGTCGCGATAGCGGGAGCTGACCGCGTCGGAATCGACCCGACCGGAGCGGCAGCGGCTACTCCAACCGGCCGACGTCTCCGAGCACCGCGCTCGCGGTCTCCGGACCACCGGCGCCCCGGCCCGAGATGTTGAGCCGGCCGGCGTGCGTGGTCTCGATCTGGACGATGTTCTGCGTCCCGGAGACCGCGAGCGTCCCGTTCTCGGGGACGAGCCGCGGAGCGACCCGGACGGTCTCCCCGGTCGCCTCGCCGATAAGCCGGACCGTCCGGCCGTCCTCGGCGGCGAGCCGGAGCGCCGAGCCGGGCACGTCGCGGATCCCCGCCACGTCGGCGTCGTCGAGCGTGAACTCCCGGGCGTCGGCCGGGTCGTCAGCCGCGCCGAACGAGAGCACGTTCGCGAGGATGACGCACTTGAGCGCGGCGTCGGTCCCGTCGACGTCGAAGGAGGGGTCGGCCTCGGCGACGCCGAGGTCCTGCGCCTCCGCGAGCACGTGCTCGTAGTCGAGCCCCTCCGCGGCCATCCGGGTGAGGATGAAGTTCGCCGTCCCGTTGAGTACGCCGCGGACCGCGGTGACGTGGCCGGGCTCGATGTCCTCGACGGTCGAGACCGCGGGGATCGCCCCGCCGACGGTCGCCTCGAACCGGATCTCGCCCGCGCTGTCGTCGACGGCGGCCCGCAGGTCGCCGAAGCGCTCCGCGACCGGGCCCTTGTTCGCGAGCACGGCGTGGCGGTCGCGCTCCAGCGCGCGAGTCACGTGCGAGAAGCCGGGCTCGGCGTCGCCGAGGGTCGTCGGCGTCGCCTCGACGAGGACGTCGTAGTCGGCCGCGAGCGCGTCCGCGGGGTCGTCGTCGCCGACGATCCCCCGCTCCGTCTTCCGGGCCACCACCGCGTCGGGGTCGACGCCGGCGTCCCGGCCGCCCGTCCCGTCCGCGACGACCGCCGTCGAGGAGTCCGCGACGGCGACGACCTCGTGGCCGTACTCGCTCGCGAGGTCGACGACAGAGCGCCCGACCGCGCCCGCGCCGACGACGGCGAGTCTCACGCCTCCACCCCCGTGAGCGGCTCGACCAGGCGTAGCTCCTTCTCCTCGGCCAGCTCCCGGACCGCCGCGAGCGCGGCCTCCGTCTCGCCGGCGCGGGCCTCTAGGCGAAGCCGCGCGCTCGACGCCTCCTCGGTCCCCTGGGGGGCCGCGAGCGACACGTCGGCGACCGACGCCGACGCGCACGCCTCGATCCGCGAGAGCGTGTCGGAGAGGTCAGTGTCGATGAGGTGGCCGAACAGCAGCAGCGTCACCTCCTCGGCGTACCGCTCTGTCCCCGCCTGCATCACGTTCACGCCCTCGCTCCGGAGGGCCTCGACGATCCCCTCGAAGCGCTCCTGCGTGGCTTCGAAGTCGACTTCGACCGGGATCCGACCGCGCGGGGTCTTGTTCCCGCGCTCGTGGTAGATCGAGAGGAGGTTCCCCCCGTTGTCGGCGATCGGTTGGAGGGCGGCGAGCAACTGCCCCGGCTCGTCGACGAGCTCGAGCCGCACCGTGTGCGTCGACGGCGTCGCCGAGGCGTGCCCGCCGTCTGGGGTGGGATCGTCATCCGCCCGGCCGTCGACCCCCTCGGGCGCGTCGCTCACGCCG is drawn from Halorubrum sp. CBA1229 and contains these coding sequences:
- a CDS encoding homoserine dehydrogenase, with protein sequence MRLAVVGAGAVGRSVVDLASEYGHEVVAVADSSTAVVADGTGGRDAGVDPDAVVARKTERGIVGDDDPADALAADYDVLVEATPTTLGDAEPGFSHVTRALERDRHAVLANKGPVAERFGDLRAAVDDSAGEIRFEATVGGAIPAVSTVEDIEPGHVTAVRGVLNGTANFILTRMAAEGLDYEHVLAEAQDLGVAEADPSFDVDGTDAALKCVILANVLSFGAADDPADAREFTLDDADVAGIRDVPGSALRLAAEDGRTVRLIGEATGETVRVAPRLVPENGTLAVSGTQNIVQIETTHAGRLNISGRGAGGPETASAVLGDVGRLE
- the tuf gene encoding translation elongation factor EF-1 subunit alpha is translated as MSDKPHQNLAIIGHVDHGKSTLVGRLLFETGSVPEHVIEQHREEAEEKGKGGFEFAYVMDNLAEERERGVTIDIAHQEFDTDNYYFTIVDCPGHRDFVKNMITGASQADNAVLVVAADDGVAPQTREHVFLARTLGINELIIGVNKMDLVDYQESTYNEVIEEVKNLLNQVRFATDDTTFVPISAFEGDNVSEASENTPWYDGPTLLESLNDLPESEPPTDAPLRLPIQDVYTISGIGTVPVGRVETGILNTGDNVSFQPSDVGGEVKTVEMHHEEVPKAEPGDNVGFNVRGIGKDDIRRGDVCGPADDPPSVAETFKAQVVVMQHPSVITAGYTPVFHAHTAQVACTIESIDQKIDPSSGEVAEENPDFIKSGDAAVVTVRPQKPLSIEPSGEIPELGSFAIRDMGQTIAAGKVLEVNER
- a CDS encoding amino acid-binding protein — encoded protein: MSDAPEGVDGRADDDPTPDGGHASATPSTHTVRLELVDEPGQLLAALQPIADNGGNLLSIYHERGNKTPRGRIPVEVDFEATQERFEGIVEALRSEGVNVMQAGTERYAEEVTLLLFGHLIDTDLSDTLSRIEACASASVADVSLAAPQGTEEASSARLRLEARAGETEAALAAVRELAEEKELRLVEPLTGVEA